A window of Stenotrophomonas indicatrix genomic DNA:
TGCAGCAGCGGCCGGTACAGGTAGCGCCGGCCATCGCGCTCGGCGGCGATCGCGCCCTTGGTCAGCAGGCGGTTGAGCAGGGTCTTGATGGTCGGCTCAGCCCAGTCGCGGTGCGCCAGTGCGGCCACCACCTCGTCGGCGCTGCGCGGTGCCTGCTGCCACAGCACCTCCATCACAACGGCTTCGGCTTCGCTGATCGGGGTCATGGTTTACATCCGTAATCGACGGTTCGATTACGCGCGTAATCGAATCGACTGTCAACCCCTCGACCGGTAATTCATCACGCCTGCGCCAGCATGGGGGGCCTCCACCGCAGGTACCGGCATGAAGCCCTTGCGCAAACGTGACTTCCCGGTCGAGCAGGCCCGGCGCTTCCTCGAGCCCGGCCCCATCGTGCTGGTCAGCACCGCCTGGCAAGGCCAGCGCAACCTGATGACGATGGGCTGGCACATGGTGATGGGCTTCTCGCCCTCGCTGGTCGCCACCTACCTGTGGAACGAGAACCACAGCTTCAGCCTGGCCCGCAGCAGCAGCGAATGCGTGATCAACATCCCGGGCGTGGAGCTGCTGGACACGGTGGTCGATATCGGCAACTGCAGCGGCCGTGACGTGGACAAGTTCGAACGGTTCGGCCTGGATGCGATGCCAGCGCGGGAGGTGGGGGCACCGCTGGTGGGCCAGTGCCATTCCAGCTTCGAGTGCCGCCTGCATGACGACAGCCAGGTCGAATCGAGCAACCTGTTCATCTGGGAAATCGTGCGCGCCCATGTTGCGCCTCGCCCAAAGCTGCCGCGCACGGTGCATTACCGGGGCGATGGGCAGTTCATGGTGTCCGGTGCCGAAGTCTCGCGTCGACGGCGGTTCAAGCCCGACATGCTGTAATGCCAGCACTCCCCCAAGCAGGACCGCCCCGGATGACCGAACACCTCACCGACCTCGACGCCGCCGTTGACTGGCTGTTTGCGCGCGTGGATGGGCCGCTGCGGATCGGTGCGCCGCTGGCGCTGGGTAAACCACACCGCCTGCTCAACGCCCTGTATGCGCGCGTCGAACAGGACCCGTCGCGGCCGCTGGAGCTGTATACCGCGCTGTCACTGAACCCGCCGCAGGCAAAGGGCAACGGCCTGGAAGCACGTTTCCTGGCACCGTTCGCGGCCCGCCACTTCGGTGAAGACTTCCCGCGCATGGCCTACGCCGATGCAATCGCCCGCGATGCGTTGCCAGCGCATGTGCAAGTGGAAGAGTTCTACATGCAGTCCGGTGCCCTGCTCGGTTCGCGACAGGCGCAATCCAGCTACACCAGCCTCAACTACACCCACGCTGCCGACGCGGTAGCGCAGCGCGCGCCGCAGGTGATCGTGCAGAAAGTGGCGATGCGCCCGGACGACCGACGCCTTTCGCTGTCCTGCAACAACGACATCACCCAGGACACGCTGGACGCGATGACCGCACGCGGCCTGCCACGCCCGCTGCTGGTCGCCGAGATCGATCCGCAGCTGCCCTATCTGGGCGGCACAGCCACGGTCGACGTGTCCTTCTTCGATCTGGTCATCACCCCGCCAGCGCCGTATCCGGCGTTGTTCGGCCTGCCACGGCAACCGGTGGCCGACGCCGACTACGCCATCGGCCTGTATGCCAGCACCCTGGTGCGCGACGGTGGCACCCTGCAGATCGGCATCGGCACCCTGGCCGATGCACTCAGCCACGCATTGGTACTGCGCCACACCGACAACGCACGCTACCGCCGCGTGTTGAACGCGCTGGATCCGCAACTGGCCAGCCATCCGCTGGTACAGGAGATCGGCGGACTGGACCCGTTCGAGATCGGCCTGTACGGCTGCAGCGAAATGCTCAACGAGGGCTTCCGCCGGCTGGTGCAGACCGGTGTGATCAAGCGCAAGGTGCATGACGATCTGGCACTGATGCAGCGCATCGAGAACGGCAGCACGCTGTCCATCGACCATGCCACGTTGGAGGCCGAGGGCGAATACCTGCACGGCGCGTTCTACCTGGGCTCATCCGAATTCTACGAATGGCTGCGCACCCTGCCCGAGGACGAATGCCGGGCGATCGGCATGCGCCGCATCAGCGAGATCAACCAACTGTACGGTGGCAACGAAACGCTGGAGCGCCTGCAGCGCCGTCACGCCCGCTTCTTCAATTCCTGCATGATGGCCACCGCGCTGGGCGCGGCGGTATCCGACGCGCTGGAGGATGGCCGTGTGGTCTCCGGCGTGGGCGGCCAGTACAACTTCGTGGCGATGGGGCACGCCCTGCCGGAAGCGCGCAGTGTGCTGATGTTCCGCGCTGCCCGTGATGACCGCGGCCAGCGCGAATCCAACGTGCGCTGGAACTACGGGCACACAACCATTCCGCGCCACCTGCGTGACATCTATCTCAACGAGTACGGTATCGCCGACGTGCGTGGCCTGACCGACGACGACTGTGTGCACGCGATGGCGGCCATCACCGAAGCACCGTTCCAGGGCGCCCTGCTGCAGCAGGCCTTTTCGGCACGCAAGCTGGCCGCCACGGCGCAACCTGATGCGCAGCGGCTGCAGCGCAATACACCCCAGGCGCTGGCGGCGGCGCTGGCGCCGTTCCGCAACGATGGCACCCTGCCCGATTACCCGTTGGGCAGCGACTTCACCGAGATCGAACAGGTACTGGTGAAGGCACTGGGCTGGCTGAAGGCCAATACACAGACGCGCGGCAGCAAGCTGCGTACCGTGTGGGACGCGCTGTGGCAGCCTGCAGGTGATGGTGACGCGGTGTATCTGCAGCGGATGGAACTGCAGTCGCCCAAGGACTTCGGCGAACGGCTCAATGCACGGTTGTTGAGGCTGGCCCTGGCGCGCACCGCGTAGCTGCATCGCCGATTGCAGGACTGGGCTGGCGGGCTGGCTTGGCATTGGCTCGCCATTCCTGTATCACGATCGCTCGATCATTTTCCCGATTACGTCTCATGCGCCACCGCATTACAGCCATCCACCACAGAGCGTGCTTCTCGAGCAGCAGTTGTGCATGGTTGGCCATCAACGATGTGCCGATCGAGCTGTGGCTGGCCCAGCATCTGGACCATCCCGACCTCGAAGTGCATGGTCTTTCACTGATGTGGTTGATCGACGAGGATGAGGATGCGCTGGCCAATCGGCGCATCATCCCTGCCGCGAATGGAACCTCCACCCTGGTGCCGCTGCTGGTGTGTAGTGACGACATGGATTTCGCCTGTTCTACGCTGATGACCGAGCAGGTGATCGAGGGCGATGTCGTGCGCTGGCAGCGGTTCGGTCGCAGTGAAACCGGGGGCCTGGAAGTCGGCGCCTCCACGTGCTGGTATCCAGATAGCAAACCAGTGACATTTGCACTTGCCGACTTCAACCAGGCCTTGAGTGAGCATCAACGGCTCATCAAGGAATCCATCGGCAGCCAAGGCTGATCCAAGGAACACCGTAGCACTGACCTGGAACACCTCCCTGGACAGCCTCGGGCACGTGCACGCCAAGGCGTCAGCGTGTTCATGCGCTACGCTGTGCGGATGAACGACGATTCCCGTTTCCTGCATGACCTGCAACGCCGCCAAGCCGATGGCGAGCACCTGCGTTATCTGTGCTTCTGGGGCCACCAGCCGCCGCGCATGGGCGTGGCGGCGTCGTGTTTCAGCCAGTGGTACGACGCAGGTTTCAACATCGAAGGCGTGCACTACCCCACTGCCGAGCACTTCATGATGGCCGGCAAAGCGCGACTGTTTGGTGCCACCGACATCCTCGAACAGGTTCTCGCCAGCCGCACGCCTGACAAGGTGAAAGCGCTGGGCCGGAAGATCGACGGCTTCGACGAGGCTCTCT
This region includes:
- a CDS encoding NADAR family protein; its protein translation is MNDDSRFLHDLQRRQADGEHLRYLCFWGHQPPRMGVAASCFSQWYDAGFNIEGVHYPTAEHFMMAGKARLFGATDILEQVLASRTPDKVKALGRKIDGFDEALWAQARYALVVEGNRAKFSQNAALGDFLRATADQVLVEASPVDFIWGIGLAKDHADAHNPARWRGLNLLGFALMDVRDTM
- a CDS encoding BlaI/MecI/CopY family transcriptional regulator encodes the protein MTPISEAEAVVMEVLWQQAPRSADEVVAALAHRDWAEPTIKTLLNRLLTKGAIAAERDGRRYLYRPLLQRQVWVEAQSQDFLGRVFEGRVAPLVAHFSERGQLSAQDIAELKKLIQELDHE
- a CDS encoding flavin reductase family protein, which encodes MKPLRKRDFPVEQARRFLEPGPIVLVSTAWQGQRNLMTMGWHMVMGFSPSLVATYLWNENHSFSLARSSSECVINIPGVELLDTVVDIGNCSGRDVDKFERFGLDAMPAREVGAPLVGQCHSSFECRLHDDSQVESSNLFIWEIVRAHVAPRPKLPRTVHYRGDGQFMVSGAEVSRRRRFKPDML
- a CDS encoding acetyl-CoA hydrolase/transferase C-terminal domain-containing protein; its protein translation is MTEHLTDLDAAVDWLFARVDGPLRIGAPLALGKPHRLLNALYARVEQDPSRPLELYTALSLNPPQAKGNGLEARFLAPFAARHFGEDFPRMAYADAIARDALPAHVQVEEFYMQSGALLGSRQAQSSYTSLNYTHAADAVAQRAPQVIVQKVAMRPDDRRLSLSCNNDITQDTLDAMTARGLPRPLLVAEIDPQLPYLGGTATVDVSFFDLVITPPAPYPALFGLPRQPVADADYAIGLYASTLVRDGGTLQIGIGTLADALSHALVLRHTDNARYRRVLNALDPQLASHPLVQEIGGLDPFEIGLYGCSEMLNEGFRRLVQTGVIKRKVHDDLALMQRIENGSTLSIDHATLEAEGEYLHGAFYLGSSEFYEWLRTLPEDECRAIGMRRISEINQLYGGNETLERLQRRHARFFNSCMMATALGAAVSDALEDGRVVSGVGGQYNFVAMGHALPEARSVLMFRAARDDRGQRESNVRWNYGHTTIPRHLRDIYLNEYGIADVRGLTDDDCVHAMAAITEAPFQGALLQQAFSARKLAATAQPDAQRLQRNTPQALAAALAPFRNDGTLPDYPLGSDFTEIEQVLVKALGWLKANTQTRGSKLRTVWDALWQPAGDGDAVYLQRMELQSPKDFGERLNARLLRLALARTA